The proteins below come from a single Columba livia isolate bColLiv1 breed racing homer chromosome 28, bColLiv1.pat.W.v2, whole genome shotgun sequence genomic window:
- the LOC102095054 gene encoding claw keratin — MSCSSLCVPSCGVAAPAPLADTTNEPCVRQCPDSTVVIQPPAVMVTHPGPILSSFPQHSVVGSAGAPGVGGGYGGTFGGRGGFGGLGGYGLYGSSGLYGGYGALGSCGYSGWARGHRYLNGNCGPC, encoded by the coding sequence atgtcctgctccagcctgtGCGTCCCTTCCTGTGGGGTGGCCGCCCCGGCCCCCCTGGCTGACACCACCAACGAGCCCTGCGTGCGGCAGTGCCCCGACTCCACTGTGGTGATCCAGCCCCCGGCTGTGATGGTCACGCACCCCGgacccatcctcagctccttcccgcaGCACAGCGTTGTTGGCTCGGCAGGAGCCCCTGGCGTTGGAGGGGGCTATGGCGGCACTTTTGGAGGCCGTGGTGGTTTCGGAGGCCTAGGAGGCTATGGGCTTTATGGGAGCTCTGGGCTCTATGGGGGCTACGGAGCCCTTGGGAGCTGTGGATATAGTGGCTGGGCCCGAGGCCACAGGTACCTCAATGGCAACTGTGGGCCCTGCTGA